One genomic segment of Lytechinus pictus isolate F3 Inbred chromosome 18, Lp3.0, whole genome shotgun sequence includes these proteins:
- the LOC129281485 gene encoding uncharacterized protein LOC129281485, translating to MSFYSRHKFKILFTFAGMITYFFMASFTWESNVPQPIHVPSRATSHINISSSAMDSLNQGRDVRTKLNGNTTQLNITREEAKKAYSGPIVKKYVAGRVVKSRRRPDIVADHLRQAKLTRRKFVAGQAKFSRTAPSVELGQMNLTKLSMDFQESRLYFERMMAKNNERGIRAPVNYTRWNIPKDLRELAPRLFDRFPREYLPDYKSPCWRNSNNTNSQPRCLPYFFIGGFPKCATTDLWGKLMTHPSMVKTTKEPHWWTRTHFEGKHFCFHF from the exons ATGTCTTTTTACTCTCGACATAAATTCAAG ATACTGTTTAcgtttgcgggaatgataacgTACTTTTTCATGGCGTCTTTCACGTGGGAGAGCAACGTCCCCCAGCCAATTCATGTACCTAGTAGGGCAACCAGTCACATCAATATCAGTTCTTCCGCAATGGATTCATTAAATCAAGGACGAGACGTCCGAACTAAATTAAATGGAAACACCACACAATTGAATATTACCAGGGAAGAAGCAAAGAAGGCCTACTCTGGTCCCATCGTAAAGAAGTACGTGGCTGGTAGGGTAGTTAAGTCACGGAGACGTCCAGACATAGTGGCAGATCACCTACGACAGGCAAAGCTGACAAGACGGAAATTTGTAGCGGGACAGGCTAAGTTCTCGAGGACTGCTCCAAGTGTAGAACTCGGTCAAATGAATTTGACAAAGCTGTCGATGGATTTTCAAGAGTCCAGACTCTATTTTGAAAGGATGATGGCAAAGAACAATGAACGTGGGATCCGAGCCCCGGTCAATTACACGAGATGGAATATCCCTAAGGATTTAAGAGAACTGGCACCAAGG TTATTTGACCGATTCCCGCGAGAGTACCTGCCTGACTACAAGAGTCCGTGCTGGAGAAACTCGAATAACACCAACAGCCAGCCTAGGTGCCTCCCATACTTCTTCATCGGGGGATTCCCCAAATGTGCCACCACTGATTTATGGGGCAAGCTAATGACCCATCCATCCATGGTCAAAACTACCAAAGAACCACACTGGTGGACAAGAACTCACTTCGAAggtaaacatttttgttttcacttttAG